TTCTCGGCAGCAGCGACAAAGGACTCCAGCGGAGGTGACGACCATGATCCCAATGACAACGGTTGCCCTATGGCCGGCGGAGGCCTTGGAATCCAGCGAAGCGGAAGCGGATCTTATCGGCTTGTGTCTGATTGTCTGGTTCTAACTAGACGACGATGAATGAAGGTGGGCTAACCGGTGATAGATGGCGTCACCTCACTTGAAGCGGACAAAGATGGCACCAGCGGAGGTTCACAGCATTGGCGACTAGGGGCGTTGGCGACTTGACGACTTCCACTCACCGAATCTAGCTGTTTCAGGAGATGATGTCGGTAATCAGGGATGTGCCGAGGTcgtagtttttccttttttttggtcGTTTGTTCTCCTCTTTATTGAGGTCTGAGTTTAAGTACTCTTGTATCCTTTCGGGTGTGTATATCCTTCGTGGATATAGAGGCCAGATTGATAAATCAATTATCTAAAAAAATGCAGAAGCCATAGgctacaaacaaaacctaacaaGAGATGCATGTTCCAAAATTAGAAGGAGAAAATTATCAATACATGAATTCTAAATTATACTAGAAGCATACTCCGCTCGTCGCTGCGGAGATCGCGAATAAATTTTAGTGAATTGTGTGATATAGTGACGTGGACAAATAAATGCATATTAGTGGCTCAGGTGGCTTGCTGACTTGGATAGCTCACATGAATAGAAATGTATCATAATTGCATATGCtactggctgctgatgtggatgACTTACATATCGTGATTGACTTCTAACAGGGTTTAggattataagagatatagatagatTCCCACTTTAACTGGCAAGGCCGTGCCTTTGAATATAAATAAAAAGGGAATACTGTGCCATTATATATGCCTTCCTATTCGCAGAACCACTAGGGAACCGTCCTTTCTTAGTTGTACATATACATACTGCAATTACAAATGCCACAGCAAACTGGACATATCCAGTTGGGATTCATTTCAGCTTGTTACACATTCTCACCGTACCTGCATCGGTTATAAAGTGAAACAACATGCTGTCCAGTACACACACGCAGAGAGAAAAATAAGAAAACAGAGCTCAATTCCCATTCAGATGCATGTAGCCTTTCAACATTTTTCTACTATATACTAAGATAAGAGTAAGGGACACTGGATGCTTTTTAATTGGCACATACCTTCAACTTCGTTTAATCGCAAGTATGATTCTCGAATTGCAATTCTTGAATGGAGCGACTCCTGGCACGGTCTTCATCGGCCTTCAAAGCCCTCCCTGTTGAGTGTTgtccacacccccccccccccccccccccccccccccccccagtacACGGATCCAATAAGTAGGGTCTTTGTGCAACAGTGTGTGGGGCAGGACGACGTTGACGGACCGGCGGCGGCGACTGGACGACGACCGTGACGTGGCCGCAGACTGAAGCAGCTATCTAGCTTATATAATCACGATCGATCAGATGGAGATGGCCACACCAGCGCATCCACGTCTCGTTTCGATCTCACAGAGTACTCCTCATGTGTCTCTTTCAACAATAACAAACCAATAATCATCAACATGCCCATGCATCCCTCCGTCGTCTTGCTTCTCCTTCTCGCAGCCACCGCGGCCACCTCGCAGTCGCAAGCACTGCGGCTTCCGCCAGCTGCTCATGACACTGGTGCCGCCTGCATACCCCAGCGAGAGGGACTCCCTGCTGGCTTTCAAGCGAGGCATCACCGGCGACCCGGCTGGGCGCCTTGCCTCGTGGAACCAAAGACTGCTGCAGCTGGAGAGGCGTCCGGTGCAGCAACCGGACCGGCCATGTCATCAGCCTCCGTCTTGGCAACGGCATGTACACTGATGATCAACGGCTTCATCCCAACCGCACGGCTTTGTCGGGCCAGATAAGTCCCTCCTTGCTCTCCTTGCATCATCTTCAGAGCCTTGATCTCAGCGGAAACAACCTTTCTGGGCCAGCCGGACGTCTGCCGGAGTTCTTGGGCCTTTTTAACAACTTGAGATATCTGAACCTCTCTGGCATGCCCTTGGCCGGGAGGATGCCACCACAGCTCGGCAATCTCTCAAACTTACACTACCTTGACCTCTCAACTAATACTTATTATGTCTTCCCATGGGGTATTCCAGAATTGTACTCCACGGATATCTCTTGGTTATCAAATTTGCCTCTGATATACCTCAACATGGGCGCCGGCAGGATATATAGCTGATTCGGCTCACGTGGTCAACACGATTCCATCTTTGAAGGTGCTTAGTCTTTCTGATTGTTCGCTTACAAGTGCAAACCAATCTCTCTTGCTTCTTAATCTTACAGACCTTGTGGAGCTCAGTCTCTCTGCAAACCATTTTGATCACCCAGTTGCATCATGTTGGCTCTGGAATTTGACGAGCCTCAAGCATCTTGAGCTTGCAGCAACTTCTTTATACGGTCAAATTCCTGATGCGTTGGGTGGTATGACGTCGCTCCAAGCCCTTGATTTTAGTTATAACGAAGGAAACATAGATGTCGTGACAGCAAACATGACAAATCTATGCAAACTGGAAAGCATAGACTTGACGTACAATTTTTGTTGGCAAAATTTGCTACCGGACATGCCAAGTGACCCCTCTTTGCTAGCGGACATGCAAAATTTGGCGATTTGCTGATGGACACTCTAGTTCCTTACAAATTTGCTGATGGACACCAGACCGAATAAAATATTCATTTTTGGGCTTTCGAGGAGAGAGAAGCACGGGAAATGTCCTTTCTGCCCCTGGCTGTTTCTTCTACCTTGGTCTCCTTCCTCTGGCCACGGCGGCGCGGGGCCCACGCACGGTAAAACTGTGATCACTGGGCTTGACTTCAGCTGATGTGGCATTTGACGGCTACGTGGCGCGATAGGATTGGCTCATATAGGTGATGTGGCCTCACCTTTGACTGGTTGACCGGTGGTCAACATAGGATCTGAACTGCCCATCTCAGATTGGACGGTCGTGGTTCGCTGCCTTTGTGTCCAGGAAGACAGACGCAACGGCGATGGCTCGGCTTGGAGCTCCGGCGAGGACAGGGGACGGTGCTGTGGTTTTCAATCGAGCCCTTTGAGGGGTTGGGCGGACGTGCCATGCCACTGCGGTTCCAATGGAGGAAACGGGGTGGCGAAAGGAGGTGTGCACGGGGAGATCGATGATCTCGAGCTGtggtcggccatggcggcggcggcgattcgAGGCACTAGAGCAAGAGAGGAGGCTCGAGGAGGGGAGGCGTGGTGGTGGCGTGCGATCGCGGTGCCGGTGCTTCCCTTAAATAGGGCGGAGAGGGGAAGGATGGCCAGGTCGCGGAACTTAAAAGCCGGTCGTCAATGGCGACCGCGGTGGCAAGTGTGGTCGCTGCGGTGCGGGAGGGAGCTCGGGAGGGCGAGGCAGACGCGGCGAGCAGAGAGGAGTCCGAGGGCGCTCTTTATAGGggcggaggagaggaggagagagccGGGTCGCGAGCTTCACGTGCAGGCCGTCAATGGCGCCTCAACTCTGACACGGCACGTGCGGGATGAACAGATCGAGCGAGGGCGGGTGCGGCTGGCGGGTGTAGGCTCGGTCCACACGGGTGCGGTGGACGTGGGGAGGAAGCCTGGGTGGCCGCGCcgccccagcagcagcagccacggtGGCCATGCCGGTGGTGgccctgcttggccatggtgttGCTTGgatggggagggaggagggaggagggaggacgCGGTGCGGCTCGGAGGAGGGGCGCAGCCGCCGTCGACGGTGGCGCTGTGGGGCTGAGGTGCTGCtcggagagggagaagggaggacgcGGTGCTGCTCGGAGCagatggggaagaagaaagaggtGTAGAAGAAAGGGCAGGGACAAATTGGACATTTTACCGCCCTTCTCTCTCCACAGCACCTAGaaattaatattttattggatGGGGTGTCCACCAATAAATTTATAAGGAACCATAGTGTCCACCAGCAAATCGCCAAATTTTGCATGTCCGCTAGCAAAGAGGGGTCACTTTGCATGTCCTGTAGCAAATTTTGCCATTTTTGTTACGGCAACATAAGAGATTTCTTCCAAAGGTTGCCACAATGTTACCCAAGCAAGCTGAAGGAACTGTATCTAGGGTTCAACAATTTCAGTGGAGTACTACCAAATTGGATAGGGAGATGGACCACCTTACGCGTTCTTGATCTCTCTGGTAACAATTTCAGTGGACCTGTGCCTTCTGAGCTCGGTGCACTCAATAATTTGGAGTACCTGGACCTCAGCGACAATAATCTCGATGGTGTAATCACCCATCAACATTTTGCTGGCCTAAAAAAATTGAAGCATATTGACTTGTCACTTAACTCGTTGAAGATCGCAGTGGGCCCTGAGTGGCTACCTCCCTTCAGACTCGAGAGTGCATATTTTGCATCTTGCCAGATGGGTCCTCTATTCCCTACCTGGTTACAGTCCCAGGTTAATATTCTTGAGCTAGACATGTCCAACACATCTATATTTGACAGGCTTCCTGACTGGTTTGCTACAACCTTTTCAAAGGCAACATCATTGTACTTTTCGAACAATGGAATCAATAATGGCACATTGCCAACAAATTTGGAAAATATAATATCATTACGGTATCTCAAGTTGGATTCAAACAAGCTAACAGGTCCAATACCTCTGTTGCCTATATATCTCAAAGTATTGGATATCTCCATGAACCATTTGTCAGGGCAACTACCATCAAACATTTGCGATCTGAATGTAGACGAATTGAATTTAGCCAACAATCATTTGCAGGGAAAACTGATGGTGTGTAATCAGCAAAGGAGGGCCAGCACACTAATATTAGGTAACAATATACTATCTGGAAAGCTACAACTGATTTTAGAAACATACACAGAACTGCAGGTCCTTGATCTACAATGGAACAATTTCACAGGAAACATTCCAGCCACTATTACCAGTCTTGGAGGCCTAATTCATCTTAATTTGGCAGGCAATAGTATATCAGGTACCTTATCCCATGATTTGTCAAATTTAAGGGGGATGAAAACAGGGTATCCTACACCTGACGATAACTATGCAACAGTTATTAAAATGTCTATGACCATGAAGGGGCAAGAACGTTACTACTATAGTTCAGCATTTTATGACACGGCGTTCATTGACTTGTAGTCAAATCAATTGACCGGTGGAATTCCAGAACAAATAGCCTCTCTATATGCAGTTGTAAATTTGAATCTATTAAGGAATAATTTGACTGGAAAAATTCCAAAAAGGATTGGGGTTATGCAATCGCTACAATCGCTCGACCTCTCAAGAAACAATCTTTATGGAGAAATCCCACAAAGTCTGTCAAATATGACATATTTAAGCTCCATGGACTTGTTGCACAACAATCTCACGGGAAGAATCCCATCAGGGGCGCAGCTTGACACCCTTTACGCACAGAATCCTCTTATATATGATGGCAACGTTGGTCTTTGTGGATATCCTCTTCACAAGAATTGCACCTACGACAACAGAGAACCAAAGCATGGCGATCAAAACAGAGAAGAACATGTGGTACTTACATTTTCCTTTGGACTTGGCATAGGATATGTGGTTGGTCTCTGGGTGGTGTTCTGTctcatcttattcaaaaaatCATGGAGGATTGCTCAGTTTCGTCTATTGGACAAAGCATTTGACAAGGTCTATGTGTTTGCCGTTGTTACATGGGCAAGATGGGCCAAACAGCCAACTACACATTAAGCTAATTGGTAAGATTGGGCAAAGCGACCACGCGACCACATATAAACTACAAATAAAGGTGTCCAGTCTTGTGTTTGGTTATTGTTTCTTTGAAGTCATACATCTTGAATGTTTTTCAATTCCTGTTATGTATGTGTGTACTGGCCATGCAAAGGAAATGATTGCTGTCAATATGACCAGGTTTAATTTCAACTAGTCTGTCAATGTgaccatgtttaatatgatgagCAATTGGCTACTTCCTCACGATGTATAAAATAATGATTTTGCAATGTGACCTATTTCAACTAGTCTGTAATGATATTGGCTCACCTCAGCCTAGCGGACTAGTCTGTCAATGTgaccatgtttaatatgatgagCAATTGGCTACTTCCTCACGATGTATAAAATAATGATTTTGCAATGTGACCTATTTCAACTAGTCTGTAATGATATTGGCTCACCTCAGCCTAGCGGTCCTAATTGTTTTCCAAGTTTGAAATGGTtgattggtttgcacctgatacatTGCCCACCTCAGCAGCTGGGACAACTCTGATCTGCTCCAATGGCAGTTATGCTATGAGAAAGTTAAGGGTTTATCATCAATACATCTGAACCGGAACAATAGATCCATGAGACAGGTATTTCTAGGTTTAAACCAGAAAAAAATCAGCTGAAAATGAACATCTTCACTCCAATAACATGAATTGTACATTAAACTGCAGGCTACCGCAACACCTCACATCAGAGAGACTAGCACAACAAATCCACAATCAACTATTGGCACTAATGCCACAAATACAGCCGATTTCATTACACATGACTGCAGACATAGTTCTTAGGCTCTAACATAGCCCTGCAAAAGACTGCCGCAACGACCACCTGCCGAAACTGAACATCTTCAGTGAAAAGAGCCAGAACTTCGTCACAAAAGGGGCTGAGCCTACAGTAGGGCACCAAAAGAGATCCATGATCCTGATCACTGTTCATGGGCTCATGGCATGTTGAGCCGAGACCGCAGCCTGCTTGCGATGCAGTCAGGGCTTCGTTTAACGTACTTCCTCTTCCTTGACATTGGCTTAGAAGATGGAGTGACACACCCAGCATCCTTGTTGGCTTGATCATCCTGGCAATCAGATGTCACCACGGACTCACTTCTGctatcatctttgtcaccatgaGAACTCTTCTTCACTTGGCGGCGAGTTGCTTTGTTCAGCTTAGCTCTGCTGCTCGTTTCTCCATCCTCTGGGATCTCATTGGCATCCAGGCCATCATGATCAGAAATGCATGAGGTTTCAGATTTAGCAGACAGCAACTCCTTTTTGTCAGCTGAGCTTGAATCCTCTGAGTTAACTGATGAGGCTCGATGTGTTGCAATTAAAAAGTGTGCCACAGATTTGTACCCAAGTCCAACCACCTGCATGAAGGAAGATGCAGGATTGTCAGAATTATTGAATCATTGACAAATTGGTATTGTCAGAATTATTGAATCATTGACAAATTGGTATATGCATACTACCAACATTAGATCCAAATATGCATACAAACTACATTGGATCCAGTCCATTACCTAGCTTTTTCCTAACATAAATTAACTACAATAACAACAAAGTCTCTAGCCACAACCAAGTAGGTTAGACATAGACTACACACAGAACCTAACAAGAGACGCATGATCCAGAAACAAAGGAGATATTATTTTAAGTTGTTTCCGCTTCAGTTAGCAGTTTGTGCATTTCAAAGGTAATAGGGAATATTGCTACTAAATATACCTTCCTATACGCAGCACCAGTAGGGAACCATCCTTTCTTAGTTCTGCATATACTGCAATTACAGATGCCACGGCAAACTGGACATATCCAGTTAGGATTCTTTTTAACTTCTAACACATTCTCACCATACCTGCATCAGCAACAAAGTGTCAACCAGAAACAAACTAACTATCCTTGCATGGAGAACAGAAAACAGAGCGCAATTTGCATTCAGATGCATGTAGTGTTTCAACATTTTTCAACTAAGTGTAGGGAACACATGGAATGCTTTTAATTAGCACAGAACTGCAGCTGAAAATTTCTCGCAAAATTAAGTCAGTTAAGTACTTTCTATATATATTGCAACCCAAATCCTAGAGAGGTGTGTACAAAAATAATCAAAGAAAAAACGTACAGCTTCAGCATTAGTAAATTTGTTTTAATTTGTGAAACGTAAATTGGAAAGTCTCTGTTATATTTTTGTAAGCACAAATAAGTCCATCTAGGTTTGTCctaaatcagaaaaaaaaaactttgactAACAATGTCTATTAACATATAGCTTTTCAAATGAAAAGAGttaagatatgtagttttttatTGTAAGTCTAAATAACGTCAGTCTTGTGTGGGCAATCTATATAAAACATTAGATATCAATTGTCCAAGTAAAAAGGGTTTGACTTAAGATAAACCTAGATAGATTTAAATTTGTAAGCGAAAGAAGTATACTGCTAAACTTCTATAGCAAAAATTGTCCTTTTGTTTTCAGGTGTATATGCTATATGCAGAACAGGGAATTCATTGCAAGTCACAAATTGTGTCTAACACATATCCTTAATAAGAAAATGACAGAGATGACACAGCTCATGAATGTACAATTGATAATTCTATGCTTAATTTTGTCTAGCAGCAGAGCAGGTCAACATTTAACCATAATAATGAGAAAATACTATTAGTATAAAGAAATGCTCACCTCATGTACAAACAATCTCCACAAAACTGCCCTTGGACAATCTGGCATTTACAGCAGCTTGTATGATGACCAAGAGTTTTCTGTCTGTAACATGGAAGCATTATGCCATTATACCAAAGGTGAAGGAAATTAATACAGAAAATATGCTACAAGATTATATACATCAGGCATCCTCCAGATCATTAACCATAAAAACCTCTGAACAAGGAAATTAACTTGCCATTTATACCAACATAGAAAAAACGAACTTGAGCATATATTAAAATTCGCCTCTACACTTCAGTGTGCACATTGATGTTTATATAACATTCACAAACAACATCATATTAGAAAAGAGGTAGTAAAAAAATATTTAACAGTGCACTAGCAGAAGATTGTCATTGTATTAAGACCACCACCACCTCTCCCATGTCAAAATATGGGAACTGCATTATTGTTACTGTTATTAAAGTAGTAAATGTTTTGTTCATTACAACATATGGCAAAGGCAACTTATTCAAACATAGAGAATTCCCAAATAGTTATTCCAGTAGAGACTTACCGGCACTGATGACAGGTTTGACCCCTCACTTGATCATAGATGCGCTTTCCATCCTTGCCATAGCCATCGACAAAGAGAGTCCAAGGAGTGCTGCATGTACCCAAGAGCTTGTCGTGCTCTTCAGTATATATTTCTTCCTTGGCTCCTATCTCTATTACTGCTGTTTTGCCATCTTCAGAGTGTTTCTCTTTCTTTGGCTCAGTTTCACAATAGATTACTGGTTCCACGTCCTTCAACcttaaaaaacaaacaaaaaaaggtTTTAAGAAGATTACTGCTAAGATCCAATGAGATACGATTGCAGGACGAGGACATCTACATCCAGTGTTTATTAAAcctattttatttatttaacaTGTGGCAAACAAATTTGGAGCAGAAAACATAACTGACAATTTTGTACTGCCTCGTGGAAAGGCATTAGGAGTTAACGCCATTAGGACAAGATT
This sequence is a window from Miscanthus floridulus cultivar M001 chromosome 10, ASM1932011v1, whole genome shotgun sequence. Protein-coding genes within it:
- the LOC136490116 gene encoding uncharacterized protein, which produces MAAAVSGPADLSPATAPRRRGRPPKNPASPLAAPAEPEEVMGDYERERAARIRENMERMQKLGILDLAHTLSQSAATSGSGRRRRKPVEPGSVDAARVKPAPPTPSRRSLRLKDVEPVIYCETEPKKEKHSEDGKTAVIEIGAKEEIYTEEHDKLLGTCSTPWTLFVDGYGKDGKRIYDQVRGQTCHQCRQKTLGHHTSCCKCQIVQGQFCGDCLYMRYGENVLEVKKNPNWICPVCRGICNCSICRTKKGWFPTGAAYRKVVGLGYKSVAHFLIATHRASSVNSEDSSSADKKELLSAKSETSCISDHDGLDANEIPEDGETSSRAKLNKATRRQVKKSSHGDKDDSRSESVVTSDCQDDQANKDAGCVTPSSKPMSRKRKYVKRSPDCIASRLRSRLNMP